One part of the Augochlora pura isolate Apur16 chromosome 3, APUR_v2.2.1, whole genome shotgun sequence genome encodes these proteins:
- the Iml1 gene encoding GATOR complex protein Iml1 isoform X8, with protein MKLYKLIVHQKTFSEEDLIINPKDHPDIKIGDVVEIYQPEVEFSRLLLQVTCFKEGREAISVENNIATMFQLRTFGDVYINVVNPDDVALDSVELTFKDQYLGRSEMWRLKNSLINTCVYLNKKIEFCGGTIRYQVYEMWSQGDRVACGVINNDTKVVFRSSTSMVYLFIQMSSEMWDFDIHGDLYFEKAVNGFLADLFQKWRKNGSKHGSNHEVTIVLFSRTFYNATSLEEFPNHMRECLQHDYRGRFYEDFYRVVVQNERFEDWGNVLVQLRKLFTDYQKIVLEYHQKPGDIIPKAVNSTAAQGNFLEVLNMSLNVFEKHYLDRSFDRTGQLSVVITPGVGVFEVDRELTNVTKQRIIDNGVGSDLVCVGEQPLHAVPLLKFHNKDTSVNAPDDYSMPHWINLSFYSTNKKIPYSTFIPRIKLPQRVSKQSVVENGKLQCKNKLLQEDPRDCLHNSLFDYDAYDAQVFQLPSVHTSSSLQRVTTRTKKTSVASMETHNNAHILKLLKRKMSDPDIHHPPPELHSTPIVATRSAAISIPHRTDDIACSESNGEINVESRTSIKSDLTDSEISPPFRPVVGSAGSPTNTISQPTNIIRPSRALINPFDPSHVTIKLTSNRRRWTHIFPKGPTGVLIQQHHYQAVPAQMCSQSQCDVFSTVSGSPMEHPEISNANQFHDHAKIKPQKLNLSLSSSDKVGNPVYSTGNKALTLLWGATGEQEWTPALTTGVDWKSLTIPACLPITTDYFPDKRSLQNDYVVSDYNLLPDDVNTDFAQQRAIYKKPLTTAEVFKELVSQRLAQGFQLIILPTTNKNQSNTPGSAVPAISTVIRGRQTESEPKEEYLLSIGRIFHKISLFDNSITVTRYRPRHPYPPFNIHYRYRFHAPHHDTYEVSWVSFTTEKLENYNWNYLDHYICTRGHTDFALVEALKYWRFRVFLLPLHNTVTKKFLEGSSRCDIYTPLNTTDQVSLMDGFLRFIELWPNKIRRQNPNKNWNPSALGGVPPRDPASHLTRRRHSTSLIVLTNQTSLVGSSPFRERLGSNRLPEKPRPRSGSKVMDRGRISPASEAVLPLSLEQQQDHFESNEDSTNMELMKIKNTASKNEILEAMKHLQSGVGFLTQHPSLPSQTFVSADAVQWLNNHIEGGVTVEGAIDIMNGMIQDKLICHASGDFSKPFILGFYLYHVVQDKENQRDNFSPTGDLQSFENEWVEVEIKAPKSWCEPTSAASFPTISSPINIPSCDTVDESNVPPFLKDDLDLIDCVQDTEWRAPPYKHTHLDIDINNKSDRIEWGHLRYQSIYKVDHSYELVVQWVASSGSMVADLIFVWQRKAQTCGIQMVPIPSDLLALPFTLKSDPLRGPIFILLNTDCLVTNKQPLFEEFREETYAQRLFLFQEAIVQRFGFIPCLIESTENDHQYVHMTGNAFILIPSTTNTRFRPRASTNVVRRNKGQKGYPVHPDQPSPHEAYITRHVSGKNKNDYSMDRRIGFLWSWNHMVSRKWKSASTLAGDELFQKKLIQDFRHFCSNGDNRLKYFWECCWEIKEKSGTRTF; from the exons ATGAAGCTTTATAAGTTGATAGTGCATCAGAAAACCTTTAGTGAAGAAGATCTTATAATTAATCCAAAAGATCATCCggatataaaaattggagATGTTGTTGAAATTTATCAACCAGAAGTTGAATTCAGTCGTCTGCTATTGCAAGTTACATGTTTTAAGGAAGGACGAGAGGCGATTAGTGTGGAGAATaatatagcaacaatgtttcaaTTAAGAACATTCGGAGATGTATACATAAATGTTGTAAATCCAGATGATGTAGCATTGGATTCTGTTGAACTTACATTTAAAGACCAATATTTGGGACGCAGTGAAATGTGGCGACTAAAAAATAGCTTG ATTAATACTTGTGTGTATCTGaacaagaaaattgaattttgtggaGGTACTATAAGGTATCAGGTGTATGAGATGTGGTCACAAGGAGATCGTGTAGCCTGTggtgttataaataatgacacTAAG GTTGTATTTCGTTCTTCAACAAGCATggtatatctatttattcaaatgagtTCAGAAATGTGGGACTTTGACATACACGGTGATCTCTACTTTGAAAAAGCAGTTAATGGTTTCTTAGCTGACTTATTCCAAAAGTGGAGAAAAAATGGTAGCAAACATGGTAGCAATCATGAAGTaacaatagttttattttcaagaacattttataatgCTACTAGTTTGGAGGAATTTCCAAATCATATGCGCGAATGTTTGCAACATGACTATAGAGGACGATTTTATGAAGATTTCTATAGGGTGGTAGTACAAAATGAACGATTTGAAGATTGGGGCAATGTATTAGTGCAATTGCGAAAATTGTTCACGgattatcaaaaaattgtattagagTATCATCAAAAGCCAGGTGATATTATACCAAAAGCAGTAAATTCAACAGCAGCACAAGGGAATTTTTTAGAAGTTTTAAATATGTCATTAAATg TGTTTGAAAAGCATTACTTAGATCGTAGTTTTGATAGAACTGGCCAGTTATCGGTAGTAATCACACCAGGTGTAGGTGTTTTTGAAGTTGATAGAGAGTTGACAAACGTAACAAAACAAAGAATTATCGATAACGGAGTCGGTAGCGACTTAGTATGCGTTGGCGAACAACCATTACATGCAGTTCCTTTATTGAAG tttcacAATAAGGATACATCTGTAAATGCACCAGATGACTATAGTATGCCACACTGGATTAATCTCAGCTTCTACtcaacaaacaaaaaaataccTTACTCGACGTTCATACCTCGTATAAAACTTCCTCAAAGGGTATCAAAACAATCAGTGGTAGAAAACGGTAAATTGCAGTGTAAAAATAAGCTTTTGCAAGAAGATCCAAGAGACTGTTTACACAATAGTTTATTCGACTATGATGCATATGATGCACAAGTTTTTCAATTGCCCTCTGTTCACACTTCCAG TAGTTTACAACGAGTTACGACTAGAACCAAAAAGACAAGTGTTGCTAGTATGGAAACGCATAATAATGCACACATattgaaacttttaaaaaggaaaatgtcTGATCCTGATATTCATCATCCACCACCTGAATTGCATTCTACTCCAATAGTTGCAACAAGAAGTGCAGCGATCTCAATACCCCATAGAACCGACGATATCGCTTGTAGTGAATCAAATGGAGAAATAAATG TAGAATCAAGAACATCGATTAAGAGCGATTTGACAGATTCGGAAATATCGCCGCCCTTTAGGCCAGTTGTTGGTAGCGCGGGAAGTCCAACAAATACTATATCTCAACCAACAAATATCATTAGGCCTAGCAGGGCACTTATTAATCCATTTGATCCCTCCCATGTAACAATAAAGCTTACTAGTAACAGACGGAGATGGACACACATTTTTCCCAAAG GTCCAACAGGCGTGCTAATACAACAACACCATTACCAAGCCGTGCCAGCACAAATGTGTTCACAGTCACAATGCGATGTATTCTCTACTGTAAGTGGATCACCCATGGAGCATCCTGAGATCTCCAATGCAAATCAATTCCATGATc ATGCTAAAATTAAACCACAAAAACTGAATCTGTCTTTATCAAGCAGTGATAAAGTGGGAAACCCAGTATATTCCACAGGAAATAAAGCGTTAACATTGTTATGGGGTGCCACTGGTGAACAGGAGTGGACACCAGCACTAACTACAG gtgTTGATTGGAAATCATTGACAATTCCAGCTTGTTTACCTATTACCACAGATTATTTCCCAGATAAAAGGAGTTTACAAAATGATTATGTTGTCTCAGATTATAATCTCCTGCCAGATGATGTTAATACTGATTTTGCACAGCAACGGGCGATATATAAAAAACCTTTAACAACTGCAGAAGTATTTAAAGAACTTGTGTCACAACGATTAGCGCAG GGTTTCCAATTGATTATCTTACCAACaactaataaaaatcagaGCAATACACCTGGTAGTGCAGTTCCAGCAATAAGTACCGTAATACGCGGTCGACAAACTGAATCAGAGCCCAAGGAAGAATACTTATTAAGTATTGGTAggattttccataaaatatctttatttgaTAATAGTATAACTGTAACGAGATATCGACCAAG GCACCCCTACCCaccatttaatattcattatcgTTATCGATTTCATGCACCCCATCACGATACATATGAAGTATCATGGGTGTCTTTTACAACAGAAAAActggaaaattataattggaaTTATTTGGATCATTATATTTGTACAAGGGGCCATACAGATTTTGCCTTAGTGGAg gCTCTTAAATATTGGAGATTTCGTGTATTTCTACTGCCATTACATAATACAGTGACCAAAAAATTTTTGGAAGGATCCTCGAGATGTGATATATACACACCTCTCAATACCACAGATCAAGTTTCTCTAATGGATGGGTTTCTGCGATTCATTGAACTGTGGCCGAACAAAATACGTCGTCAAAATCCCAACAAAAACTGG AACCCTTCGGCTCTAGGTGGTGTTCCCCCAAGAGATCCTGCCTCTCATTTGACCAGACGCAGGCACAGCACGAGCCTGATAGTCCTCACTAACCAG ACCAGTCTAGTTGGCAGCTCTCCCTTCAGGGAGCGACTTGGAAGCAATCGTCTACCAGAGAAACCAAGACCAAG GTCGGGATCTAAAGTAATGGACAGAGGTCGAATCTCACCAGCTAGTGAAGCTGTATTACCACTTTCGCTTGAACAGCAACAAGACCATTTTGAATCTAATGAAGACAG TACAAACATGGAATTGATGAAGATAAAAAACACTGCGTCAAAGAACGAAATTCTGGAAGCAATGAAACATTTGCAATCTGGTGTAGGGTTCCTTACTCAACATCCATCACTACCAAGTCAAACATTTGTTAGCGCTGACGCTGTGCAATGGTTGAATAATCACATAGAAGGAGGAGTAACAGTGGAAGGAGCTATTGACATCATGAAT GGCATGATTCAAGATAAGTTGATTTGCCATGCTTCTGGTGATTTTTCTAAACCGTTCATTTTAGGATTTTATCTGTACCATGTGGTACAAGATAAGGAAAATCAAAGAG ATAATTTTTCACCTACTGGTGACTTACAAAGCTTTGAAAACGAATGGGTAGAAGTGGAAATAAAAGCACCGAAAAGCTGGTGTGAACCCACTTCTGCAGCATCTTTTCCAACGATATCTTCACCGATAAATATACCTAGCTGTGATACAGTTGACGAGTCAAATGTACCGCCGTTCCTCAAAGACGATTTAGACTTGATAGATTGTGTGCAGGATACAGAATGGAGAG CTCCACCGTACAAACACACTCATTTAGatatcgatataaataataaaagtgacAGAATTGAATGGGGACATTTGAGATACCAGTCCATATATAAAGTGGATCATTCTTATGAACTCGTGGTACAATGGGTAGCTTCATCCGGCAGTATGGTCGCTGATCTT ATTTTCGTGTGGCAACGGAAGGCTCAAACATGCGGGATTCAAATGGTCCCTATTCCCAGTGATCTACTAGCTCTACCATTCACTTTGAAAAGCGATCCTCTAAGAGGGCCTATATTTATACTACTCAATACAGACTGTCTCGTAACAAATAAACAACCACTTTTTGAAG AATTTCGAGAAGAGACCTACGCGCAACGACTATTTCTGTTCCAAGAAGCAATTGTACAGAGATTTGGCTTTATCCCGTGCCTCATAGAAAGTACAGAAAATGATCATCAATATGTGCATATGACTGGCAACGCATTTATACTTATTCCATCTACAACAAACACGAGGTTTCGTCCCAGAGCGTCTACGAATGTCGTGAGACGAAATAAAGGACAAAAAGGATATCCGGTTCATCCTGATCAACCTAGTCCTCACGAGGCTTATATTACAAGACATGTTAgcgggaaaaataaaaatgattacagcATGGATAGAAGA ATTGGATTTCTTTGGTCATGGAATCATATGGTTAGTCGAAAATGGAAGTCAGCATCGACACTAGCTGGcgatgaattatttcagaagaaACTTATTCAAgactttagacatttttgttcGAATGGAGATAACAGACTGAAGTACTTCTGGGAATGTTGTTGggaaatcaaagaaaaatcagGCACACGAACATTTTAA